The following coding sequences are from one Cervus canadensis isolate Bull #8, Minnesota chromosome 4, ASM1932006v1, whole genome shotgun sequence window:
- the PCSK4 gene encoding proprotein convertase subtilisin/kexin type 4 isoform X4, which translates to MSAAGQCGCPRVTRRSIAWRIFPDGQYFHLRHRGVVQQSLTPHWGHRLRLKKDPKVQWFQQQTLQRRVKRSLVVPTDPWFSKQWYMNNEMQSDLNILQVWSQGLSGQGVVVSVLDDGIEKDHPDLWANYDPLASYDFNDYDPDPQPRYTPSDENRHGTRCAGEVAAMANNRFCGAGVAYNTRIGGVRMLDGTITDVIEAQSLSLQPQHIHIYSASWGPEDDGRTVDGPGILTREAFRRGVTKGRGGLGTLFIWASGNGGLHYDNCNCDGYTNSIHTLSVGSTTQQGHVPWYSEACASTLTTTYSSGVATDPQIVTTDLHHQCTDKHTGTSASAPLAAGMIALALEANPLLTWRDMQHLVVRASRPAQLQAEDWRTNGAGRRVSHHYGYGLLDAALLVGMARSWLPTQPQKKCVIHIVHTRTRPAGEALAPSPILPVMRVRKNVSACAGDANSIRSLEHVQVQLSLSYSRRGDLEISLTSPMGTRSTLVAIRPFDVSSQGYNNWIFMSTHFWDEDPRGLWILGLENKGYYFNTGTLYRYTLLLYGTAEDMTARPSGPQVTSNACVQRDTEGLCQECHSPAYILGHLCLAYCPPRYFNHTQQAVTAGPGRSAAPAMQVCSSCHSSCYTCRGSSPLDCTACPPQSMLDEQQGSCSGPYPPEGHSQSMATARPCHHGPAQAVVLSLLAMAFGSPLLCHVLLMGCLLPWMGPPRTGDHSSHHSRPRSRLELRTG; encoded by the exons ATGTCAGCAGCTGGGCAGTGCGGGTGTCCCAGGGTTACCAGGAGGTCGATCGCCTGGCGC ATTTTCCCTGACGGGCAGTATTTCCATCTGCGGCACCGGGGCGTGGTCCAGCAGTCCCTCACCCCGCACTGGGGCCACCGCCTGCGCCTAAAGAAAGACCCTAAG gTGCAGTGGTTCCAACAGCAGACACTGCAGAGGCGGGTGAAACGCTCCCTGGTGGTGCCCACGGACCCCTGGTTCTCCAAGCAGTGGTACATG AACAATGAGATGCAGTCAGACCTGAACATCCTGCAGGTCTGGAGCCAGGGGCTGTCGGGCCAGGGCGTCGTGGTCTCCGTCCTGGATGACGGCATCGAGAAAGATCACCCAGACCTCTGGGCCAACTAC gATCCCCTGGCCAGCTATGACTTCAATGACTATGACCCAGACCCCCAACCTCGATACACACCCAGCGATGAGAACCG GCATGGGACCCGCTGTGCCGGGGAAGTGGCGGCAATGGCAAATAACAGGTTCTGTGGTGCGGGCGTCGCCTACAACACCCGCATCGGAG GTGTGCGCATGCTGGATGGCACCATCACCGACGTGATTGAGGCCCAGTCACTGAGCCTGCAGCCACAGCACATCCACATCTACAGCGCCAGCTGGGGCCCCGAGGACGACGGCCGCACGGTGGACGGCCCAGGCATCCTCACCCGAGAAGCCTTCAGGCGTGGCGTGACCAAG GGCCGAGGCGGGCTGGGCACCCTCTTCATCTGGGCGTCAGGCAATGGAGGCCTGCACTATGACAACTGTAACTGCGACGGCTACACCAACAGCATCCACACACTCTCGGTGGGCAGCACCACCCAGCAAGGCCATGTGCCCTGGTACAGCGAGGCCTGCGCCTCCACACTCACCACCACCTACAGCAGCGGCGTCGCCACGGACCCTCAGATC GTCACCACAGACCTGCACCATCAGTGCACGGACAAGCACACGGGGACCTCGGCCTCTGCCCCACTGGCAGCGGGCATGATCGCTCTGGCTCTGGAGGCCAA CCCACTCTTGACATGGAGGGACATGCAGCATTTGGTGGTCCGAGCGTCCAGGCCCGCGCAGCTGCAGGCGGAGGACTGGAGGACCAACGGCGCTGGGCGCCGAG TGAGCCACCACTATGGCTACGGGCTGCTGGACGCTGCGCTGCTGGTGGGCATGGCTCGCTCTTGGCTGCCTACGCAGCCCCAGAAGAAATGTGTCATTCATATCGTGCATACCCGCAC CAGGCCAGCAGGAGaggccctggcccccagccccatccTGCCAGTCATGCGCGTGAGGAAGAATGTGTCGGCCTGCGCCGGCGACGCCAACTCCATCCGTTCGCTGGAGCACGTGCAGGTGCAGCTGTCCCTGTCCTACAGCCGCCGTGGGGACCTGGAGATCTCCCTCACCAGCCCCATGGGCACCCGCTCCACCCTCGTGGCCATCAG ACCCTTTGACGTCAGCAGTCAAGGCTACAACAACTGGATCTTCATGTCCACCCACTTCTGGGACGAAGACCCACGGGGCTTGTGGATCCTGGGCCTGGAGAACAAGGGCTACTATTTCAACACAG GGACGCTGTACCGCTACACGCTGCTGCTCTATGGGACGGCTGAGGACATGACGGCGCGGCCCTCTGGCCCCCAGGTGACCAGCAACGCGTGCGTGCAGAGGGACACAGAGGGGCTGTGCCAGG AGTGCCACAGCCCCGCCTACATCCTGGGCCACCTTTGCCTCGCCTACTGCCCGCCAAGATACTTCAACCACACCCAGCAGGCGGTGACCGCTGGACCCGGGCGCTCAGCTGCGCCTGCCATGCAGGTCTGCTCCAGCTGCCACTCGTCCTGTTACACCTGCCGAGGCAGCTCCCCGCTGGACTGCACTGCCTGCCCTCCGCAGTCCATGCTGGATGAGCAGCAGGGCTCTTGCTCGGGACCCTACCCCCCTGAGGGCCATTCCCAGTCCATGGCAACTGCCCGCCCCTGCCACCATGGCCCAGCCCAGGCTGTGGTGCTGTCCCTGCTGGCCATGGCATTTGGGAGCCCCCTCCTCTGCCATGTTCTGCTCATGGGCTGCCTGCTGCCATGGATGGGACCCCCTAGGACAGGGGACCACTCCAGTCACCACTCCAGACCCCGCAGCAGGCTGGAACTCAGAACCGGCTGA